One segment of Methanolinea mesophila DNA contains the following:
- a CDS encoding DUF3467 domain-containing protein — translation MKKKGKEAGTGEKDASVETGRSVDIDLGKCYTFAPEDFEMDVTTIRYSNSSFIQVMGQDVFVDFLELPGVKKGGKMVANATRIYMTHVQAKKLADTLRNILESSYQAGRMETFQGSDTK, via the coding sequence ATGAAAAAGAAAGGTAAAGAAGCCGGAACCGGAGAAAAAGATGCATCTGTGGAAACGGGGCGGTCTGTGGATATAGATCTCGGGAAATGCTACACGTTCGCGCCTGAAGATTTCGAGATGGACGTCACCACGATCCGTTACTCAAACAGTTCCTTTATCCAGGTAATGGGCCAGGACGTATTCGTCGACTTCCTCGAACTACCCGGTGTGAAGAAAGGGGGAAAAATGGTGGCGAATGCGACCCGGATTTATATGACGCACGTCCAGGCGAAGAAACTGGCGGATACGCTCCGGAATATTCTGGAAAGTTCCTATCAGGCCGGCCGGATGGAGACGTTCCAGGGATCGGATACAAAATAA
- a CDS encoding beta-alanine-activating enzyme beta-propeller domain-containing protein, producing MKPIFVITVMCILIFFASSSAAAVEPAWKSRSDLSNSGIYDDGGTRPDGTLLWNYTTGREVRSCPAIVDGVVYFGSNDGNLYAIDAKTGSLVWNSAAGLGIQTGPAVTGGVVYAGSWDHNIYAFDMSSGALLWNTTTGDAVISSPAVANGIVYAGSFDGKVYALDAVTGEPIWEYTTGGPRVTSSPAIVEGVVYVGSEDKNLYALNASDGALLWNTTTGGQVHSSPSVANGAVYFGSDDFNVYALDASTGSLLWTAPTGDTVRSSPAVADGVVYVGSYDENMYALDASTGTVIWSHAMGDEVDSSPAVANGVVYVGTLGYGTNFYALDAASGSVLWDHSMGEWFVYSDPAVADGMVFVGCDDGTLSAFGASKEEPLAYDTFDDNTCNTTLWEILESGGAYVEETNQRLEITIPADASGETFYAGYASTGVLRGDFDVQVDYHLLTWPQDSGVRMGLWIEREPVTCTVERASYSDSDSFSPGEYYTTNFADSILLSATGDTDGRMRLVRTGSTIYGYRFDETSGDWVLLQEKDVTGGGVSFVLRAWSHDYAFADSLVKVAFDNFVINSGEVIDLRTTPPSSVTDLRNATFQPDMIRWTWTDPGEPDFDHVMVYLDGVFMKNVTKGEESWTARRLAPSTAYTIGTRTVGEQGAINGTWVNQTATTSALSVSRLDPASAGAGSPGFTLNVYGTAFSEDCRVVWNGDERTTQFLPPDRLSIDVSAEDLVRPASVNVTVRDSATGALSNTVFFTVKDPLADRTGWKFRSDRANSGVYDDGGTRPGSEVLWKVMTENYYGSTPAVADGVVYVCGIYDINAIDAFTGTLLWTSPYGGGRSSPAVEDDVVYVGNTDKTISALDAATGDLLWQYTTGGIVYSSPTVADGVVYAGSWDNNLYALDAGSGALLWNYTTGGDHVDSSPAVANDIVYFGSGDGNVYALGADTGTLVWKYPTGDSVSCSPAVVDGVVYIGSDDGSLYALDAYTGSLLWNALLGGYVQSSPGVADGVVYVGAVDGRLYALDAATGDPLWNYMTGSWVHSPSIAQGVVYAGSSDHTLYALDAATGNLLWSYTTGDVVYASPAVANGVVYVQSNDGWLTALATVPDGPPDSVTGLHTTIVNGVRITWTWTDPGTLGFSRVKVYLDGVFREEVPAGTGTWTATGLAPSTVHTIGLQTVGVKGAVNATVVTDTATTGTLSISSLDPGGVVEDDPSFPLNVYGTGFTGDCTILWNGDPQSTLFVQPDLLSMEVPAEYVAHSGRVEITVYDRASGESSNTVTFPVTDNPATATARKFRSDLANSGVYDDGGKRPVPTVLWAYDTGSPVSSSPSVADGVVYIGSHNRNLYALDALSGDLLWQYDSGERNDYVSSSPAVSNGVVYIGGMKYKIHAVDAYSGDLLWDYKLPIRTTIRSSISSSAAVSDGVVYIGNMDGTVYAFSEEDGDLLWTYAMPRTEYGEYAIFSSPAVADGMVYIHSYGGALYALDAATGAFVWNSSNLGAYGSYSSPAFVDGVVYVGSSYDHGFRAFDALTGDLLWKFTTNEGVSSSPAVSNGVVYLADVDGTVFACNASTGDSLWSYPTGERVSSSPAVAGGVVYIGGNGEHNNLYAFDAETGDLLWTFNARMGFVSSPAVVNGILYIGGNDGKVYALGTVPIEPPVAEFSANTTAGNAPLPVAFTDTSTGVVTTKFWDFGDGATEWANETQAVSHTYSFPGTFTVSLSAGNADGQDTMTKPGYIQVSPTGRPPRALFGIMANTGPAPMTVRFTDRSLGSPTGWQWDFGDGTTSTEQSPTHVYMTAGTFTPRLTVSNAGGTSTYKSYIWVRAKPAPPTTFPTKTVTPTPTISPSPGSAPIAMFAMNTSVGFDPMTVQFTDRSFQGPTDWLWNFGDGGNSTLQNPVHTFLSPGTYPVRLSVSNEHGQSDTTRTVYVR from the coding sequence ATGAAACCAATTTTTGTCATCACCGTGATGTGCATCCTTATTTTCTTTGCATCATCAAGTGCAGCAGCAGTTGAGCCGGCCTGGAAGTCCCGGTCCGATCTCTCTAACTCCGGTATCTACGACGACGGAGGGACCCGGCCGGACGGGACGCTCCTCTGGAACTATACCACCGGCCGCGAAGTGCGTTCCTGCCCGGCCATCGTGGACGGGGTCGTCTATTTCGGGAGCAACGACGGGAACCTGTACGCGATAGACGCAAAGACCGGAAGCCTTGTCTGGAACTCGGCCGCCGGGCTCGGGATACAGACAGGCCCCGCAGTGACCGGAGGGGTCGTCTACGCCGGGTCGTGGGACCATAACATCTACGCGTTCGACATGTCCTCCGGGGCGCTTCTCTGGAACACTACCACGGGGGATGCGGTGATCTCCAGTCCCGCCGTCGCGAACGGTATCGTCTATGCAGGGAGCTTCGACGGGAAAGTCTATGCACTGGACGCGGTCACCGGCGAACCCATCTGGGAGTATACTACCGGGGGGCCGCGGGTTACGTCGAGCCCTGCTATCGTGGAGGGTGTGGTGTACGTGGGAAGCGAGGATAAGAACCTCTACGCACTCAATGCGTCCGACGGGGCCCTGCTCTGGAACACCACCACCGGAGGCCAGGTTCACTCCAGCCCCTCGGTCGCGAACGGTGCGGTGTATTTCGGAAGTGACGACTTCAACGTCTACGCCCTCGACGCATCGACAGGCTCGCTCCTCTGGACCGCTCCGACCGGCGATACCGTCCGGTCGAGCCCTGCCGTTGCGGACGGAGTCGTGTACGTGGGCAGTTACGACGAGAACATGTATGCCCTCGACGCATCGACAGGGACCGTGATCTGGTCCCATGCGATGGGAGACGAGGTGGATTCCAGCCCGGCGGTCGCGAACGGGGTCGTCTACGTGGGGACCCTCGGATACGGGACGAACTTTTACGCGCTGGATGCTGCTTCAGGATCGGTCCTCTGGGATCACTCGATGGGAGAGTGGTTCGTCTATTCCGACCCTGCGGTCGCGGACGGGATGGTCTTCGTGGGGTGCGATGACGGCACTCTCTCTGCGTTCGGTGCTTCGAAGGAGGAACCTCTCGCCTACGATACCTTCGATGACAACACGTGCAACACCACCCTCTGGGAGATCCTCGAATCCGGAGGCGCGTATGTCGAAGAGACCAACCAGCGGCTGGAGATCACCATACCCGCCGATGCATCCGGCGAGACGTTTTACGCAGGGTATGCCAGTACCGGGGTGTTGAGAGGAGATTTTGATGTCCAGGTGGACTATCACCTCCTCACCTGGCCGCAGGACAGCGGGGTGCGGATGGGGCTCTGGATCGAACGGGAACCGGTTACCTGCACGGTCGAACGGGCCAGTTATAGCGACTCGGACTCTTTTTCCCCGGGAGAGTATTATACGACGAATTTCGCGGACTCGATACTCCTTTCCGCCACCGGTGACACCGACGGCCGGATGCGGCTGGTACGGACCGGTTCCACGATATACGGGTACCGGTTCGATGAGACGAGCGGTGACTGGGTACTCCTGCAGGAAAAAGACGTGACCGGCGGGGGTGTCTCATTCGTGCTCCGGGCGTGGAGCCATGACTACGCGTTTGCAGATTCACTGGTAAAGGTCGCATTCGACAATTTTGTGATCAATTCGGGTGAAGTCATCGATTTACGGACCACCCCGCCGTCATCCGTCACCGATCTTCGCAACGCCACCTTCCAGCCGGATATGATCCGGTGGACGTGGACGGACCCCGGAGAGCCCGATTTCGACCACGTCATGGTGTACCTTGACGGGGTGTTTATGAAGAACGTGACGAAAGGCGAGGAGTCCTGGACCGCCAGGAGACTCGCCCCGTCGACCGCCTATACCATAGGGACGAGGACCGTCGGGGAGCAGGGAGCGATCAACGGTACCTGGGTGAACCAGACCGCTACCACCAGTGCACTCTCGGTCTCGCGCCTCGACCCGGCCTCTGCGGGCGCGGGAAGCCCGGGCTTCACCCTCAACGTCTACGGCACGGCGTTTTCAGAAGACTGTCGGGTTGTCTGGAACGGCGACGAGCGGACGACGCAGTTCCTTCCGCCCGATCGCCTCTCGATCGACGTGTCGGCGGAGGACCTCGTCCGCCCGGCGTCCGTGAATGTCACGGTCCGGGACAGTGCGACAGGAGCGCTCTCCAATACCGTGTTCTTCACCGTGAAGGACCCGCTCGCCGACCGCACGGGATGGAAGTTCAGGTCCGATCGTGCGAATTCCGGGGTGTACGATGACGGCGGGACCAGGCCGGGAAGCGAGGTGCTCTGGAAGGTCATGACCGAGAATTATTACGGTTCCACTCCTGCGGTTGCGGACGGCGTCGTCTACGTCTGCGGGATCTACGATATCAACGCCATTGACGCCTTCACCGGAACGCTCCTCTGGACCTCCCCGTACGGGGGAGGAAGGTCCAGTCCGGCGGTGGAGGACGATGTCGTGTACGTGGGAAACACCGACAAAACCATCTCCGCACTGGACGCGGCCACCGGGGACCTCCTCTGGCAGTACACCACGGGGGGAATCGTGTATTCCAGTCCCACGGTGGCGGACGGCGTCGTGTATGCCGGAAGCTGGGATAACAACCTCTACGCACTCGATGCGGGTTCGGGTGCACTCCTCTGGAACTATACTACCGGGGGGGACCACGTGGATTCCAGCCCGGCGGTGGCGAACGACATCGTCTATTTCGGCAGCGGGGACGGGAATGTCTATGCGCTCGGGGCGGACACGGGCACACTGGTGTGGAAGTATCCGACCGGGGACAGTGTCTCCTGCAGCCCGGCCGTGGTGGACGGCGTAGTGTACATCGGAAGTGACGACGGCAGCCTTTACGCGCTCGATGCGTATACGGGATCACTGCTCTGGAACGCCCTCCTGGGAGGATACGTGCAGTCCAGCCCGGGAGTGGCGGACGGCGTGGTGTATGTCGGTGCCGTCGATGGCCGCCTCTACGCCCTCGATGCCGCGACGGGCGACCCCCTCTGGAATTATATGACGGGATCCTGGGTCCATAGTCCGTCGATTGCCCAGGGGGTGGTCTATGCCGGGAGCAGCGACCATACCCTGTACGCCCTCGACGCCGCGACAGGGAATCTCCTCTGGAGCTATACGACCGGTGACGTTGTATACGCAAGCCCCGCCGTGGCGAACGGCGTCGTCTACGTCCAGAGTAATGACGGCTGGCTCACCGCGCTCGCCACGGTCCCGGACGGTCCTCCGGACAGTGTGACCGGCCTGCACACCACTATCGTCAACGGGGTCCGGATCACGTGGACCTGGACCGATCCGGGGACGCTCGGGTTCTCCCGCGTGAAGGTCTATCTCGACGGGGTGTTCCGGGAAGAGGTTCCCGCCGGGACCGGGACCTGGACCGCGACCGGTCTTGCCCCCTCGACGGTCCACACGATCGGGCTCCAGACCGTAGGGGTGAAGGGTGCGGTCAACGCGACCGTGGTGACCGATACCGCGACGACGGGGACGCTCTCGATCTCCTCCCTGGACCCCGGGGGCGTGGTGGAGGACGACCCTTCGTTCCCGCTCAATGTGTACGGAACGGGCTTCACCGGGGACTGTACGATCCTCTGGAACGGCGATCCGCAGTCCACCCTGTTCGTGCAGCCGGACCTTCTCAGCATGGAGGTCCCTGCAGAGTATGTCGCCCACTCGGGCCGGGTGGAAATCACCGTCTATGACCGTGCGTCCGGGGAATCGTCCAACACCGTGACCTTCCCAGTGACAGACAACCCCGCGACGGCGACGGCCCGCAAGTTCCGGTCCGATCTTGCCAATTCCGGGGTATACGACGACGGCGGGAAGCGGCCGGTCCCGACGGTTCTCTGGGCCTATGATACCGGGTCCCCGGTCAGTTCCAGCCCCTCCGTCGCGGACGGCGTGGTGTACATCGGGAGCCATAACAGGAACCTCTATGCACTGGACGCCCTCTCCGGCGATCTCCTATGGCAGTACGACAGCGGCGAACGGAATGACTACGTGAGTTCGAGCCCGGCGGTGTCGAACGGGGTAGTCTATATCGGCGGCATGAAGTACAAGATCCACGCGGTCGACGCGTATTCGGGAGATCTCCTCTGGGATTACAAACTCCCGATCCGCACCACCATACGGAGCAGCATAAGCTCGAGTGCGGCGGTGTCGGACGGGGTGGTGTATATCGGGAACATGGACGGAACGGTCTACGCCTTCTCCGAGGAGGACGGGGATCTTCTCTGGACGTATGCCATGCCCAGGACGGAGTATGGCGAGTATGCAATTTTTTCCAGTCCGGCGGTGGCCGACGGCATGGTGTACATACATTCCTATGGAGGAGCGCTCTACGCCCTTGATGCCGCAACCGGGGCTTTCGTATGGAATTCTTCCAACCTGGGCGCGTACGGATCGTATTCCAGCCCCGCGTTCGTCGACGGGGTCGTCTATGTCGGAAGCAGCTATGATCACGGGTTCCGTGCATTCGATGCGCTCACCGGGGACCTCCTCTGGAAGTTCACCACCAACGAGGGCGTGTCGTCGAGCCCTGCGGTCTCGAACGGGGTCGTCTATCTCGCGGACGTTGACGGGACCGTCTTTGCGTGTAACGCCTCCACCGGGGATTCCCTCTGGAGTTACCCGACCGGGGAGAGGGTATCCTCGAGCCCGGCCGTCGCAGGCGGCGTGGTGTATATCGGAGGCAATGGCGAACACAACAACCTGTATGCATTCGATGCGGAAACAGGCGACCTCCTCTGGACCTTTAACGCCAGGATGGGATTTGTTTCGAGCCCGGCCGTGGTGAACGGCATCCTGTACATCGGGGGGAACGACGGCAAGGTCTACGCCCTGGGAACGGTTCCCATTGAGCCTCCCGTGGCGGAATTCTCTGCCAATACAACGGCAGGGAACGCCCCGCTCCCCGTAGCGTTCACCGACACCTCGACCGGGGTGGTCACCACGAAGTTCTGGGACTTCGGCGACGGGGCGACGGAATGGGCCAACGAGACCCAGGCGGTCTCCCACACGTATTCCTTCCCCGGGACCTTCACGGTCTCGCTTTCCGCCGGGAATGCGGACGGGCAGGATACCATGACGAAACCTGGGTATATCCAGGTCAGCCCCACCGGCAGGCCTCCCCGTGCACTCTTCGGTATTATGGCGAATACCGGCCCAGCCCCGATGACGGTCAGGTTCACCGATCGTTCCCTGGGATCGCCGACCGGATGGCAGTGGGACTTTGGCGACGGCACCACCTCGACGGAACAGAGCCCGACCCATGTCTACATGACGGCGGGGACCTTTACCCCAAGACTGACCGTCTCGAATGCCGGCGGGACCAGCACGTACAAGTCGTATATCTGGGTGCGGGCGAAGCCTGCTCCTCCCACGACCTTCCCCACGAAGACCGTCACTCCGACGCCCACGATCTCCCCGTCGCCGGGAAGTGCCCCGATCGCGATGTTTGCCATGAACACGAGCGTGGGCTTTGACCCGATGACCGTGCAGTTCACGGACAGGTCGTTCCAGGGTCCGACGGACTGGCTGTGGAACTTCGGGGACGGCGGTAATTCGACGCTCCAGAACCCGGTCCATACGTTCCTTTCCCCCGGCACCTACCCGGTGAGGCTCTCGGTATCGAACGAGCACGGACAGAGCGACACGACCAGGACCGTGTACGTACGGTAA
- a CDS encoding ion transporter: MSTLKHKIYEVLEPSAEQGTLSFLVDIFLIVLILANVVVILMETMEPIHALMSPYFVIFDLFSVGVFTVEYLLRVWTCTENPEYSSPLSGRAHYIVTPLALVDLLAILPFYIPFVIPVDLRFLRILRLIRLIRVFKLARYSDAMALFFRVLRREKALMLVLLSVVGFLLVISSSFLYYAEHEVQPEDFSSIPETMWWSIATLTTVGYGDVYPITPVGKFFAALTALFGIGLFALPAGILASGFVEEIREGKIKKGEGLSVSSPEDRVALLERAVTLRTEGHLEEEEFRRLKEAILSGEKEK; the protein is encoded by the coding sequence GTGAGCACCCTGAAACATAAGATCTACGAGGTGCTCGAACCCTCCGCGGAACAGGGCACCCTGAGCTTTCTCGTGGATATCTTCCTCATCGTGCTGATCCTGGCCAACGTGGTGGTGATCCTCATGGAGACCATGGAGCCGATCCATGCCCTGATGTCCCCCTATTTCGTGATCTTCGACCTGTTCTCCGTAGGCGTGTTCACCGTCGAATACCTGCTCCGGGTATGGACCTGCACCGAGAACCCCGAGTATTCTTCGCCTCTTTCGGGAAGGGCGCACTATATCGTCACCCCGCTCGCCCTGGTAGACCTCCTGGCCATCCTCCCCTTCTACATCCCCTTCGTGATCCCCGTAGACCTCCGGTTCCTCCGGATCCTGCGGTTGATCCGGCTGATCCGGGTCTTCAAGCTGGCCCGGTACTCGGATGCCATGGCCCTGTTCTTCCGCGTGCTCCGCCGGGAGAAGGCACTCATGCTCGTCCTGCTCTCGGTGGTGGGGTTCCTCCTGGTGATCTCATCGTCCTTCCTGTACTACGCGGAGCACGAGGTCCAGCCCGAGGACTTCTCTTCCATCCCGGAGACCATGTGGTGGTCGATCGCCACGCTCACCACGGTGGGCTACGGGGACGTGTATCCCATCACCCCGGTGGGGAAATTCTTCGCCGCACTCACCGCCCTCTTCGGGATAGGCCTGTTCGCCTTGCCGGCAGGTATCCTCGCCTCGGGGTTTGTGGAGGAGATCCGGGAGGGGAAGATCAAGAAAGGCGAGGGTCTGTCCGTTTCCTCCCCGGAGGACCGGGTCGCACTCCTGGAGCGGGCGGTTACGCTCCGGACGGAGGGGCATCTGGAAGAGGAGGAATTCCGGCGGTTGAAAGAGGCGATCCTGTCGGGAGAAAAAGAAAAATAG
- a CDS encoding PKD domain-containing protein has product MRFLPREEAMRGNVLGIFLIGLFLWCAMIVLPAGAVSQGITGIGYGSASDYGPSWKITTVDPNAGKSTSIAVDSAGHPHIAYIDPDRGTLLYAWNDGSGWQIDTVDDDVPGDQATAIAVEGTNRPHIAYTDMERGLLKYATSWDKTTLGQVTPGCVALALDASGDPYIVYGPTKGGNPDHGLFIVACHDGVWGTPDAIDPDAYCTWCSFAIDKERKGFHIAYTDGVTCKVKYAWADEGGWHTNVIDYNNGLSGAIALDSAGKPHIAYVDMYGALSYASHEGTGWSETTVDKKAMYVSLAIDGEDTPHIAYCDGAGTLMYAWAGDDEWETMTVDSAVWPGLGYYCSIATDTAGHPSISYYDMKHDSLKYAYGTISEPAPAFAANFTAQPVTGQAPLTVSFTDASTGDPTFRTYDFGDGSSSTAKNPVHTYRSPGTYTVTLTILKSGRDGLRKDIAIRQDLVAVGGGSGPGLAAGFTATPIRGNAPLKVSFTDTSTGNPDYRGYDFGDGTSSSARDPLHTYLQPGTYTVKLTVMKVERGNLVRNTTVLQDLVIVNGEGDPIY; this is encoded by the coding sequence ATGCGATTCCTGCCGCGGGAGGAAGCGATGAGAGGAAATGTACTGGGGATATTCTTGATCGGGCTCTTTTTATGGTGCGCCATGATCGTGCTGCCCGCGGGAGCGGTATCGCAGGGGATCACCGGGATCGGGTACGGTTCCGCATCGGATTACGGGCCGTCATGGAAGATCACCACGGTCGACCCGAACGCCGGAAAATCGACGTCCATCGCCGTCGATTCGGCAGGCCACCCGCATATCGCGTACATCGACCCTGACCGGGGCACGCTCCTCTACGCGTGGAACGACGGATCGGGCTGGCAGATCGATACGGTCGACGATGATGTGCCCGGCGACCAGGCGACCGCGATTGCCGTCGAAGGCACGAACCGTCCCCATATCGCCTACACGGACATGGAACGGGGACTTCTCAAGTACGCGACATCGTGGGACAAGACCACCCTGGGCCAGGTGACCCCGGGATGCGTCGCACTGGCGCTCGATGCTTCGGGCGACCCGTATATCGTCTATGGACCGACGAAAGGCGGCAATCCCGACCACGGCCTCTTTATCGTGGCGTGTCACGACGGGGTCTGGGGTACGCCGGACGCGATCGATCCCGACGCGTACTGCACGTGGTGTTCCTTCGCGATAGATAAAGAACGAAAAGGGTTCCATATCGCCTATACCGACGGGGTGACCTGCAAGGTCAAATATGCGTGGGCCGATGAGGGTGGCTGGCACACGAACGTGATCGATTATAACAACGGCCTCTCGGGTGCGATTGCCCTCGACTCGGCAGGGAAGCCGCACATCGCCTACGTCGACATGTACGGGGCCCTGAGTTACGCGTCGCACGAGGGAACCGGCTGGTCCGAGACGACCGTCGATAAGAAGGCCATGTACGTCTCGCTCGCGATCGACGGGGAGGATACGCCGCATATCGCCTATTGCGACGGTGCGGGAACCCTGATGTACGCGTGGGCTGGCGATGACGAATGGGAGACCATGACCGTCGACAGTGCAGTCTGGCCCGGTCTCGGCTATTACTGTTCCATCGCCACGGATACCGCCGGTCACCCGTCCATCAGCTACTATGACATGAAGCACGATTCCCTCAAGTACGCATACGGGACGATCAGCGAACCGGCGCCCGCATTCGCCGCAAATTTCACTGCCCAGCCCGTTACGGGCCAGGCGCCCCTCACCGTATCGTTCACCGACGCGTCGACGGGTGATCCCACGTTCCGGACCTACGACTTCGGCGACGGGAGTTCTTCCACGGCAAAAAATCCGGTCCATACCTATCGCTCGCCCGGAACATACACCGTGACCCTCACGATACTCAAATCAGGGCGCGACGGCCTTCGGAAGGATATCGCGATACGGCAGGACCTGGTCGCGGTCGGCGGGGGGTCCGGGCCCGGGCTTGCCGCCGGGTTCACCGCCACCCCGATCAGGGGGAACGCACCGTTGAAAGTCTCCTTCACCGACACCTCGACCGGAAACCCTGACTACCGGGGCTACGACTTCGGGGACGGGACGAGTTCGTCGGCGAGGGACCCGCTCCACACCTACCTGCAGCCCGGCACCTACACGGTGAAGCTCACGGTGATGAAGGTGGAACGTGGAAACCTTGTGCGGAATACGACGGTACTGCAGGATCTGGTCATAGTAAACGGCGAGGGAGATCCTATATACTAA
- the lsrF gene encoding 3-hydroxy-5-phosphonooxypentane-2,4-dione thiolase, which translates to MCPMPNAYLDVGIQSRMNRIISPKDNRVVMLAVDHPYFQGPTTGLKDMSTTIKTLLPYCDCLMTTRGAVRANIAPEDVGSKPIMLRVSGGNSVLFEELSDEKLTVTIKEAIRMDAAGVAVSVYVGAANQQQTIMNLTDMINQADEYGIPVLAVTAVGKNMARDLRYLALASRICQDAGARIIKTYYCDEFSKLVDSVAPTPVVVAGGKYSSPPDAMKMAYDSIQAGAVGVDFGRNIFQDENPIGMIKAINAIVHGNHTVKEALDIYNACLPGARKLE; encoded by the coding sequence ATGTGTCCCATGCCAAACGCGTACCTTGATGTTGGAATACAGAGCCGGATGAACCGGATCATCAGTCCGAAAGATAACCGGGTGGTCATGCTCGCGGTCGACCATCCCTACTTCCAGGGGCCGACGACGGGCCTCAAGGACATGAGCACGACGATCAAGACCCTCCTCCCCTACTGCGACTGCCTGATGACGACCCGCGGGGCGGTCCGGGCCAATATCGCACCCGAAGACGTGGGGTCGAAACCGATCATGCTGCGGGTATCGGGCGGGAACAGCGTGTTGTTCGAGGAGTTAAGCGACGAGAAGCTCACGGTCACTATCAAGGAGGCCATCCGGATGGATGCGGCCGGGGTCGCGGTGAGCGTGTATGTCGGCGCCGCAAACCAGCAGCAGACGATCATGAACCTCACCGACATGATCAACCAGGCCGACGAGTACGGGATCCCCGTGCTCGCGGTGACCGCCGTGGGGAAGAACATGGCCCGGGACCTGCGCTACCTGGCGCTCGCGTCCCGTATCTGCCAGGATGCCGGGGCCCGGATCATCAAGACCTACTACTGCGACGAGTTCTCCAAGCTGGTCGACTCGGTCGCTCCCACCCCGGTCGTGGTCGCGGGTGGCAAGTACTCGAGCCCCCCCGACGCGATGAAGATGGCCTACGATTCGATCCAGGCGGGTGCGGTCGGGGTCGATTTCGGGCGGAATATCTTCCAGGACGAGAACCCCATCGGCATGATAAAAGCGATCAATGCGATCGTCCACGGGAATCACACGGTAAAGGAAGCCCTGGACATCTACAATGCGTGCCTGCCGGGTGCACGCAAACTCGAATAA
- a CDS encoding alcohol dehydrogenase catalytic domain-containing protein produces MKAAVYYSNSDVRVEEVDDPQVGPGEVKVRVMACGVCGSDVMEWYRIKRAGRPGGIGAFGHECTGVIAEVGAGVDPKWKVGDRVVVTHHVPCNTCNACLRGHTTACETLQKTKFKNSYGAFAEYVVLPPINVDRGMLRLPDQVSFDAGTFVEPLGCVVRGQRLAPVSDGRSVLIIGAGITGLLHLKAARLNGAGLIAVSNPSPDRLKIARKFGADATISAITEDVPEKFRELNGGLGADTVIMTAPVPVCVQQSLDAVGSGGTILFFAPTNPDVQSEINLWKLWQKEVTITHSYAADLHNLTTALKWIQYDRINVDDMITHVFPLKDTVEGFQLTARHREGSLKAIIHPQE; encoded by the coding sequence ATGAAAGCCGCGGTCTATTATTCGAACAGCGATGTACGGGTCGAAGAGGTCGACGACCCCCAGGTGGGGCCGGGGGAGGTCAAGGTCAGGGTCATGGCGTGCGGAGTGTGCGGATCGGACGTCATGGAATGGTACCGGATCAAGCGTGCGGGAAGACCCGGGGGCATCGGGGCGTTCGGGCACGAGTGCACCGGAGTCATCGCGGAAGTCGGCGCTGGCGTGGACCCGAAGTGGAAGGTGGGAGACCGGGTCGTGGTGACCCATCACGTCCCCTGCAACACGTGCAACGCGTGTCTTCGCGGGCACACGACCGCCTGCGAGACCCTGCAGAAGACCAAGTTCAAGAATTCCTACGGTGCGTTCGCAGAATACGTGGTGCTGCCCCCGATCAACGTGGACCGGGGGATGCTCCGCCTTCCCGACCAGGTCTCGTTCGATGCGGGGACCTTCGTCGAGCCCCTCGGGTGCGTGGTCCGCGGACAGCGCCTCGCCCCGGTCTCGGACGGCCGGTCGGTCCTGATCATCGGGGCCGGGATCACCGGGCTACTCCATCTCAAGGCGGCCCGGCTGAACGGTGCGGGACTCATTGCGGTCTCCAACCCGAGCCCCGACCGGTTGAAGATCGCCAGAAAGTTCGGTGCAGATGCGACCATCTCCGCGATTACCGAAGACGTCCCGGAGAAGTTCAGGGAACTGAACGGAGGCCTGGGCGCAGACACCGTCATCATGACCGCACCGGTCCCCGTCTGCGTACAGCAGTCGCTCGACGCGGTCGGGTCCGGGGGTACCATCCTGTTCTTCGCCCCCACGAATCCCGACGTCCAGTCGGAGATCAATCTCTGGAAACTGTGGCAGAAGGAGGTCACCATCACCCATTCCTATGCTGCCGATCTCCATAACCTGACCACCGCCCTGAAATGGATCCAGTACGACAGGATCAACGTGGACGACATGATAACCCACGTGTTTCCCTTAAAAGACACGGTCGAAGGGTTTCAACTGACCGCCCGGCACCGTGAAGGGAGCCTCAAAGCCATCATTCATCCCCAGGAATAA